The following are encoded together in the Malaya genurostris strain Urasoe2022 chromosome 3, Malgen_1.1, whole genome shotgun sequence genome:
- the LOC131436593 gene encoding uncharacterized protein LOC131436593 isoform X1 gives MHPGGMELDLLANASELDFCRLCLSNVYELHQLFPDGSTGSSNNVLLAKIRLLAEVTLSPAEELEANICSNCVQKLEDFHAFRLQCKVSDGQVRKMRISRKRLREQQEQVSQVQTSAVATVKSNGDDEAPSSKKQRIETPPVLLAGGSTLGGVFDLVQYCEDKNVPGEYRLLSQGFVYKYESLLTWRCELAETEKCDAQLEIDEDFKKFRVVLKHCHVKLDKDGDERIFEKITPQICTFLAKLQLKQYDSLDNEPTVVEERPADAADDSDIETLAQELYDDTTVENTQGIPMDQMIATRGINVISSAERPTITMNGFTYLQESIIRGVKPEQIRWRCEEESCQGMIVTTKDYRSYALGKPHKHIPRSIASDNNVPMRARSSTATRDDDNLLEVMREVPEDVTPKNRSTTFTGMRTTGGVSLVEEFKKTGADHSFFKASDGSYHMYHDNFFYKRNYAYSSEGGETMWKCTTESCPGTLIAFKYMKKLVGGVPHNHDPIRNGPGDVAPSTSSNSPQTDAESGQADISEIGFYRNAKNVISLLYEGFSYSLQNFLPSGNSFWNCTWNKCGGRIQAGAHFEFLKSEKRHFHNPPSLATPKSWIPPPVAIKELLDKVKLNEEIRRKIQAPPTLCYSELKEKMDKKTYNRTKGFGVSEEVSE, from the exons ATGCATCCTGGTGGGATGGAATTGGATCTATTAGCGAACGCCTCCGAGCTGGATTTCTGCCGCTTGTGCTTGTCGAATGTGTACGAGCTGCATCAGCTCTTTCCGGATGGCTCAACTGGGAGTTCGAATAACGTTTTGCTGGCAAAGATACGGTTACTGGCAGAAGTGACG CTTTCTCCGGCTGAAGAGTTGGAAGCCAATATTTGCTCCAATTGTGTACAGAAACTGGAAGATTTTCATGCCTTCCGGCTACAGTGCAAGGTAAGCGATGGTCAAGTGCGAAAAATGCGAATTTCTCGTAAAAGGCTTAGAGAACAGCAGGAGCAAGTGTCACAGGTACAAACTTCCGCTGTCGCTACTGTCAAAAGCAACGGAGACGACGAAGCTCCTAGCAGCAAGAAGCAACGCATCGAGACACCACCGGTCCTGCTCGCCGGTGGTTCCACACTGGGAGGAGTGTTCGATTTGGTGCAGTATTGTGAGGACAAAAATGTCCCCGGAGAGTATCGTTTGCTGTCGCAGGGTTTCGTGTACAAGTACGAAAGTTTACTGACCTGGCGCTGCGAATTGGCGGAAACAGAAAAATGCGACGCACAGTTGGAAATTGATGAGGATTTTAAAAAGTTCCGTGTTGTATTGAAACATTGTCACGTCAAGTTGGATAAGGACGGTGATGAGCG taTATTCGAAAAGATTACTCCCCAAATATGCACATTTTTagccaaattgcagcttaaacaGTATGACAGTTTGGATAATGAACCAACGGTGGTAGAAGAGAGACCGGCGGATGCAGCAGATGATTCTGATATAGAAACGTTAGCTCAGGAACTCTATGACGATACAACGGTAGAGAACACACAAGGAATTCCGATGGATCAAATGATAGCGACAAGGGGAATTAACGTGATTTCCTCGGCGGAAAGACCAACCATCACGATGAACGGATTTACCTACCTGCAGGAGTCGATCATCAGAGGAGTAAAACCGGAACAGATCCGCTGGCGTTGTGAAGAAGAAAGTTGCCAAGGAATGATTGTGACCACCAAAGATTATCGCAGTTATGCCTTGGGTAAGCCGCACAAGCATATTCCACGCTCTATTGCTTCAGATAACAACGTTCCGATGAGGGCCAGATCGTCGACTGCCACTCGTGATGACGATAATTTGCTGGAAGTTATGAGAGAAGTCCCAGAAGATGTAACACCGAAAAACAGATCCACTACATTTACCGGAATGAGAACCACCGGAGGTGTTTCTTTGGTGGAAGAATTTAAGAAGACCGGCGCCGACCACAGTTTCTTCAAGGCTTCGGACGGATCTTACCACATGTATCATGATAATTTCTTCTATAAACGAAACTATGCCTATTCGTCGGAGGGAGGCGAAACTATGTGGAAGTGCACTACAGAGAGCTGCCCTGGAACGTTGATCGCTTTCAAGTACATGAAAAAGTTGGTCGGAGGTGTCCCACACAATCACGATCCGATCCGCAACGGTCCGGGTGATGTAGCTCCCTCCACTTCATCGAATTCACCACAAACGGATGCGGAATCCGGTCAGGCAGATATCAGCGAAATTGGTTTCTATCGTAACGCGAAGAACGTGATATCGCTGCTGTACGAGGGCTTCAGCTACAGTCTACAGAATTTCCTTCCATCGGGAAACAGCTTCTGGAACTGCACCTGGAACAAGTGCGGCGGGCGGATACAGGCCGGGGCTCACTTTGAATTTCTGAAATCGGAGAAGCGTCACTTTCACAATCCACCATCGCTGGCGACTCCGAAGAGCTGGATTCCGCCACCGGTCGCTATCAAGGAGTTACTCGATAAGGTCAAGCTGAACGAAGAAATCCGACGGAAGATCCAGGCACCGCCCACTCTTTGCTACTCGGAGTTGAAAG
- the LOC131436593 gene encoding uncharacterized protein LOC131436593 isoform X2: MHPGGMELDLLANASELDFCRLCLSNVYELHQLFPDGSTGSSNNVLLAKIRLLAEVTLSPAEELEANICSNCVQKLEDFHAFRLQCKVSDGQVRKMRISRKRLREQQEQVSQVQTSAVATVKSNGDDEAPSSKKQRIETPPVLLAGGSTLGGVFDLVQYCEDKNVPGEYRLLSQGFVYKYESLLTWRCELAETEKCDAQLEIDEDFKKFRVVLKHCHVKLDKDGDERIFEKITPQICTFLAKLQLKQYDSLDNEPTVVEERPADAADDSDIETLAQELYDDTTVENTQGIPMDQMIATRGINVISSAERPTITMNGFTYLQESIIRGVKPEQIRWRCEEESCQGMIVTTKDYRSYALGKPHKHIPRSIASDNNVPMRARSSTATRDDDNLLEVMREVPEDVTPKNRSTTFTGMRTTGGVSLVEEFKKTGADHSFFKASDGSYHMYHDNFFYKRNYAYSSEGGETMWKCTTESCPGTLIAFKYMKKLVGGVPHNHDPIRNGPGDVAPSTSSNSPQTDAESGQADISEIGFYRNAKNVISLLYEGFSYSLQNFLPSGNSFWNCTWNKCGGRIQAGAHFEFLKSEKRHFHNPPSLATPKSWIPPPVAIKELLDKVKLNEEIRRKIQAPPTLCYSELKEKMDKKTYNRTKGFGVSEEA, from the exons ATGCATCCTGGTGGGATGGAATTGGATCTATTAGCGAACGCCTCCGAGCTGGATTTCTGCCGCTTGTGCTTGTCGAATGTGTACGAGCTGCATCAGCTCTTTCCGGATGGCTCAACTGGGAGTTCGAATAACGTTTTGCTGGCAAAGATACGGTTACTGGCAGAAGTGACG CTTTCTCCGGCTGAAGAGTTGGAAGCCAATATTTGCTCCAATTGTGTACAGAAACTGGAAGATTTTCATGCCTTCCGGCTACAGTGCAAGGTAAGCGATGGTCAAGTGCGAAAAATGCGAATTTCTCGTAAAAGGCTTAGAGAACAGCAGGAGCAAGTGTCACAGGTACAAACTTCCGCTGTCGCTACTGTCAAAAGCAACGGAGACGACGAAGCTCCTAGCAGCAAGAAGCAACGCATCGAGACACCACCGGTCCTGCTCGCCGGTGGTTCCACACTGGGAGGAGTGTTCGATTTGGTGCAGTATTGTGAGGACAAAAATGTCCCCGGAGAGTATCGTTTGCTGTCGCAGGGTTTCGTGTACAAGTACGAAAGTTTACTGACCTGGCGCTGCGAATTGGCGGAAACAGAAAAATGCGACGCACAGTTGGAAATTGATGAGGATTTTAAAAAGTTCCGTGTTGTATTGAAACATTGTCACGTCAAGTTGGATAAGGACGGTGATGAGCG taTATTCGAAAAGATTACTCCCCAAATATGCACATTTTTagccaaattgcagcttaaacaGTATGACAGTTTGGATAATGAACCAACGGTGGTAGAAGAGAGACCGGCGGATGCAGCAGATGATTCTGATATAGAAACGTTAGCTCAGGAACTCTATGACGATACAACGGTAGAGAACACACAAGGAATTCCGATGGATCAAATGATAGCGACAAGGGGAATTAACGTGATTTCCTCGGCGGAAAGACCAACCATCACGATGAACGGATTTACCTACCTGCAGGAGTCGATCATCAGAGGAGTAAAACCGGAACAGATCCGCTGGCGTTGTGAAGAAGAAAGTTGCCAAGGAATGATTGTGACCACCAAAGATTATCGCAGTTATGCCTTGGGTAAGCCGCACAAGCATATTCCACGCTCTATTGCTTCAGATAACAACGTTCCGATGAGGGCCAGATCGTCGACTGCCACTCGTGATGACGATAATTTGCTGGAAGTTATGAGAGAAGTCCCAGAAGATGTAACACCGAAAAACAGATCCACTACATTTACCGGAATGAGAACCACCGGAGGTGTTTCTTTGGTGGAAGAATTTAAGAAGACCGGCGCCGACCACAGTTTCTTCAAGGCTTCGGACGGATCTTACCACATGTATCATGATAATTTCTTCTATAAACGAAACTATGCCTATTCGTCGGAGGGAGGCGAAACTATGTGGAAGTGCACTACAGAGAGCTGCCCTGGAACGTTGATCGCTTTCAAGTACATGAAAAAGTTGGTCGGAGGTGTCCCACACAATCACGATCCGATCCGCAACGGTCCGGGTGATGTAGCTCCCTCCACTTCATCGAATTCACCACAAACGGATGCGGAATCCGGTCAGGCAGATATCAGCGAAATTGGTTTCTATCGTAACGCGAAGAACGTGATATCGCTGCTGTACGAGGGCTTCAGCTACAGTCTACAGAATTTCCTTCCATCGGGAAACAGCTTCTGGAACTGCACCTGGAACAAGTGCGGCGGGCGGATACAGGCCGGGGCTCACTTTGAATTTCTGAAATCGGAGAAGCGTCACTTTCACAATCCACCATCGCTGGCGACTCCGAAGAGCTGGATTCCGCCACCGGTCGCTATCAAGGAGTTACTCGATAAGGTCAAGCTGAACGAAGAAATCCGACGGAAGATCCAGGCACCGCCCACTCTTTGCTACTCGGAGTTGAAAG